The genomic stretch ATAGGTAAAGgctgtatttattctttttattagaAACCTAAAGTCAGGCATCTGAAATGTAGTTTAATGGATTCATGGAATGACATCCTGTCTTCAAGATCGTTTAGTTTAATACTGGGCTTAAagatttccacagtcccagagtaaaaactgaaagtctttagtaaatctaggagttttactggagtcacggcgctccgtcatctaagtttaaggtagtaatctgctctgtttcatgtcAGTCTTGtcctagtcttggtttggatcatatcaatccagaccggccagtaaaaccgcttggacaggaaaaagtaacatcacaataatgctagtaagctcagtcctaaataaaaatatagtgatgtcatatatttatggccacaagcgggaggggggcgctgtttcttagtaaagagaacagtaagacCCAgttaatgtataaataattgTATATTCACTACAGGCCAGAAgcttggaagcaacttaaaaccagtatggattctttggattttggattttgatgtgtttactgcatgatcagactttatttttattgaattgaaccattttcctcaatgtacctttaggtatacattgatgttagcagaccattgctgaataaatgttaacaaaagaaaagaagggcttagttagAGAAGATTtgcaagagtcacaacttcagtgcaaacgttttaaaaaacaaatcacagtttgcattatttgctttagctctttggcttttgagagtttggagacaaaaatcactttattctatacGTCTCAATTAAAGCATCGCtaaaaaataaaccaatttGGAATAacaagatcctgttaaaaacattaaattctgctcctcagagacactgtgaagacatgattgattctactGAGAagaacagtcacgtgacaaatattcactgaaaatctgtttacacagagcagagaggagaggacaggagaagctatAAAATGCATATAGTTTGATATGTATAGCATATgtaggaaaatgtaaaaaagagcgaagaaacaccctgaaacagcttggggAGGCGACTCAGCTACTCTTCTATATGTTTGTCTAGTTGttttacagtaatatatataatataaacagtatattgtTTCTCCCTACAGTGGCATTGGCCTGGCTCTATGTGAGCGTCTCCTCTCTCAGGACTCTGAgggtctgcagctctgtctgGCCTGCAGGAACCTGCAGCGGGCTCAGGCTGCTCGCTCCGCCCTGCTGACCTCTCACCCCACAGCGCAGGTCGCCCTGCTGCACCTGGACACCAGCAGCATGGCCTCCGTCCTCACCGCCGCTCAGGAGGTCAAACGTAGGTGAGTGCTGAGACCACAGACtgtttataaataatggacgtagtcaccgtgacctcacccgttggtttgtggcccgttggaagcatcagttcatcgttacactcgtcgccatcttgtttccgatacaggaagcatgaccatatctggactgtggaggaggagagggatctgatcactgactacagcctctctacacctcaacctgactgactcatgttagcattaactgggatgttagttttagctagcaacaaacaaaaactaaatgtttgttactgacctcaaaaaaaaactctgcagcgactccttggagtgtctgttagtccaaccaaacgctgaacaagacatttactgaacaaaacgttcaaataaactgtcattaagtgaaaatacagtgaaagggtcaaagttatgagaccaaaccgctaaacgaccttttttttatatctatataatgttatatataactttattgacacgttgccgtggatacgcatcctctcctgatgacggctctccttgtcagtgacctgtcaatcaaaggtagccacgcccaaaatcatacgattctttatcttccgttttcttctaaatggggccactATTAGAACTATtcacatcaaattgtcttgaagaagattttttactagcgattgagaccatagtgttgtcctaaaaaacatttctgaagtaataaatcaagtgagaagttttctcattttgcattgaaattaatggacagaaatgtttttgcagccaaacttagcaccccctgctggaatttatggtagaatgcagcttaaggcacttcctggtttgcctccctgctcagacccggaggttgccgcctgggacAGACTCACAGCAGCACAACAGACATTATAGTCACACAGTGTTATGTTGtagacactgtttttttttaatgtgtgtgttgtgtttgtctccTGCAGGTATAACCGGTTGGATTACCTCTACCTGAACGCCGGCATCATGCCAAACCCACAGTTTGATGTAAAAGCCTTTTTTAAAGGCCTCTTCTCCAGGTACTTTGTTGATTTATCACTATACAACACCTGACTTCTGAAGCTACACCAAGTTAATGCATCTGCCACTTTCTTCACATTAAACTTTAACAGAGTTGTTTATGTTGATCATGTGTTTCCCCACGCTGTCTTTCTAAAGCTGAAGGTTTCTGTAACATCTTTATTCCAGTCGTATCGTCTCCATGTTTGCCACCGGTGAGGGGATTCTGACGCAGCAGGACGGAGTCACCTCTGACGGACTGCAGCAAGTCTTTGCAACCAACCTCTTTGGTCACTTCTTACTAGTGAGTAACTGCTTTTTGTACCATTTCTGACAATGtaattagccgtgtttcctttaggtcaggggtgtcaaactcgcggcccgcgggccaatttcggccctcgtgacgatattttgtggcccccaccttgatatgaaagtttaatgtgagttttatatgaatggcactttaccgtgttgtgtgtggaaggtccctttaattactttttttggtaattttgtgtcttctttaaaataattttgtgtctttttttttttttgtaattttgggtcttttttggtcattttgtgtctttaaaataattttgtgtctttaaaataattgtgtctttttttggtcattttgtgtcttttttttaagaattttgtctcttttattagtaattttgtgtctttttcaaataattttgtgtcttttttagtaattttgtgtattttttggtcattttgtgtatttattgggtcattttgtgtcttttttaaatcattttgtgtcttttttggtaattctgtgtctgtccggcggcccccaggtagtttgagacccctgctttagggggaagagtggccgctattctatttttaaccctaaccccacTTTAAATGGGGCCACGATTTGTTGTTGAGACCATAACatttctgagataataaatcaagtgagaagttttctcaatttgcattgaaattaatggacagaaatgtttctgaaggcaaactcagcgccccctgctggagtctttggtagaatgcagcttaaggcacttcctggttgcctcctgctcagaccaggaggttgcctcctgattttttcatagtttttgtgtgatttttttttctaaaatggcGAATCTCCACAGGGACATTAGAAGTCTGTGTGCTGAGGGTGCTGCAGCACCTCATAGTGGTGACAAGCTGTAACTACAAGCCAAAACAATTCACTACTGTAAACATATCAACATAAATTTAGTTGTTGTTTGCACTCAGTTGAGTTTGAACAATTCTTaaagatatatatttacatttaaaactatatatttatacataatgGTTAATATTGATCTTTTCTGAGATACTAAGTAAACATcttgaaatatttcatcattattCTTAGATACTAATTCATTAGTTTCCatctatttgttttcttttattgccTTGCATAAATCTTCTGGTAGTTCAGTTTGATCCACTGATCCAAAACtatgttttttatgtcacttttctgCAGGGACAGTAGTTCCCATCAGCTGTACACCCTTGATGAAATAAATAGAGTTGATACTGGATCTGTCTGTCGCCTAGCAACAATCCTCATTAAAAATTAACAGTGCACATCGTTCCAGACATAAGGTCACTGCAGACGGTATTCTGCTTATTCTGCCTTTTGCAGATTAACTCGGATGTGAGTTAAGTTTCCATCACAGAGAAATCCTCTGATGATTAAAGAGTCTTAAAGGACTTCAGAGTTTAATGTTCAGCATCTACAGCATCTACAGCAGGGGCCTCacactctaattacctgggggccactggaggcagtatcaaaattacagaaaaaaaagacacaaaatgacaaaaaaaaaagacacaaaatgacataaaaaaactaaattagttaaaaaagacacaaaatgaccaaaacatacacagaattaccaaaaaaagacacaaaatgacccaaaaaagacacaaaatgacagaaaaaaactaagttacttataaaaaaagaaacaaaatgaccaagaaaagacacagaattacaaaaaaagacacaaaattattttaaaaaaagacaaaatgacacaaaaaaccccacaaaatgaccaagaaatacacaaaattactaaaaaaaaaacatacaaaattattaaaagacacaaaattactaaaaaaagacacaaaattacaaaaaaagacacaaaattaccaaaaaagacacaaaattatttaaaaaaagacacaaaattatttgaaatagacacaaaattattaaaaaaagacacaaattatttaaaaaaccatACAAAagtattgaaaaaagacacaatattaccaaaaaaagtaattaaagggaccttccacacaacatggtaaagtgccattcatattaaactcacattaaacgtcgtgggccgcaattggcccacgaacgcgagtttgagacccctgttttagggTGAACATCTTCCTGGTAATGTGCTATAAAAGACAATATTATGTACGtgaataccacacacacacacacacacacacacagacaaagagagacacacattttttcatgccatttcaattatttattcttgtttgtgATATTTTCATACCTTTATTGTCCTTAACTTCTTTTTGTATTGTTGTTCTTAATTGTTTTATGCACTCTAATCTCATTGTATCATACAATAAAGTCTATTCTCTTCTATCATGAGGATAATGAGTGAGTCCTGTGTTGATTGACCCAGATCAGGGAGCTGGAACCGGTCCTGGTCCAGGCGGGTCAGACGTCCCGTCTCATCTGGACGTCCTCCAGCAACGCTCGCCGCTCAGCGTTCAGCCTGGAAGACGTTCAGCACCAGAGAGGCTCCGAACCCTACAGCTCCTCCAAACACGCCTCAGACCTGCTCAGCCTGGCGCTCAACACACACCACAACAGCCAggtcagctcacacacacactcaacacacaccacaacagccaggtcagctcacacacacactcaacacacacCACAACCACCAggtcagctcacacacacactcaacacacacCACAACCACCAggtcagctcacacacacactcaacacacacCACGACCACCAGGTGGGctcacacacctcacacacaaTGAATCATCACTGACTGCTGGTATTATGcagcttttgttgtttttccagccTCCACAGGGAACGAGgaatccaaaaagacacaaaattacttaaaaaaagacaaaataaccaagaaaatacacaaaatgacaaaaaaaaaaaaaaaattaccaaaaaaagacagaaagttacccaaaaagacacaaaattactaaaaaaaaagacataattaccaaaaaaagacacaaaattgctaaaaaaaaaaaaaaaagacaaaattaccaaaaaaatacacaaaatgacaaaaaaagacacaaaattactagttGTATTCCTGATGATTGAAGTGAATGGGGGCCAAATGTAAAACTATATTGAAACATctgtttttgtacaattttgtgaaaaatatatgcatttgtgTGGGAGGAAGTAACCATGCAgctggataaatgagacttgggTTATACtctatatcaggggtctcaaactcgcggcccgcgggccaattgtggccctcgtgacgatattttgtggcccccaccttgatatgaaagtttaatgtgagttttatatgaatggcactttactgtgttgtgtggaaggtccctttaattacttcttttggtcattttaaaataattttgtgtctttttttggtaattctgtgtctttttttttgtaattttatgtctttttaaaataattttgtgtctttttttaaaataattttgtgtctgttttgtctattttgttttctgtttatttttattatttatatgaatggcactttatcgTGTTGTATGTGTAAGGTCCCTTTAAtcactatttttggtaattttgtatgtttttttaataattgtttgtctttttttaaataattttgtctttttaaaataattttgtgtcttcttttggtcattttgtttctttttttggtaattttgtatgtttttataataatttgtgtcttttttaataattgtgtgtctttttttataatattgtgtcttttttgggtcattttgtttcttttttgggtcattttgtgtcttttcttaataattttgtgtcttttcttaataattttgtgtcttttttttgacacagtGAATCATTAACGCCTGTTAGATGAACTGACTGCTGTCTCCGTAGGGTTTGTACTCGTCCGTCATCTGTCCTGGTTTCGTGATGACTAATCTGACCTTCGGGATCCTGCCCTCCTTCCCAGCGTTCCTCTGGACGCTGCTCATGCCCGTCTTCTGGctcgtgagttcaataaatcataataacCCAAATAACTGACATGACTCACTCGTATCtgaatgcatcttttttttttttctccgtctTTCAGATAAGAATGTTCACCAATACATTCACCCTGACCCCTTATAATGGAGCTGAAGCCCTggtaggtaaataaataaataaataaatcatattggCATAGCCAGGTCAGTTTCACAGAGATGAATTAATAAATGCTGCTCTTTGTTTCAGTTCTGGTTATTTAAGCAGAAGCCTGAATCACTGGACCCTCGAGCCAAGTACCACAGCTTAACGTCTGGGCTCGGCAACAACTACACTCAGCCACGAAAGGTACGGAGAAGAATCAGAGCTGGTAGAATTCAGAACAACATCTCCAACTGAAATAACAGAAAAGGTTGTTTGTGAACTCACAGTGACCCATATGAGTGATTCGTGGAACGGAGCGCTCTAAAAACAGCTCGTCATGTATAATACACGTACAGTTCTCTGTTGGACCAAACAGAAAGACTGCAGTTTGGTTTAATttgggctacaaaaccactgacccgcg from Centropristis striata isolate RG_2023a ecotype Rhode Island chromosome 9, C.striata_1.0, whole genome shotgun sequence encodes the following:
- the hsd17b7 gene encoding 3-keto-steroid reductase; its protein translation is MNKVVLVTGANSGIGLALCERLLSQDSEGLQLCLACRNLQRAQAARSALLTSHPTAQVALLHLDTSSMASVLTAAQEVKRRYNRLDYLYLNAGIMPNPQFDVKAFFKGLFSSRIVSMFATGEGILTQQDGVTSDGLQQVFATNLFGHFLLIRELEPVLVQAGQTSRLIWTSSSNARRSAFSLEDVQHQRGSEPYSSSKHASDLLSLALNTHHNSQGLYSSVICPGFVMTNLTFGILPSFPAFLWTLLMPVFWLIRMFTNTFTLTPYNGAEALFWLFKQKPESLDPRAKYHSLTSGLGNNYTQPRKMDIDLGTSEALYEKLLQLESEVRQKLKQKRIPESS